Proteins encoded by one window of Vanacampus margaritifer isolate UIUO_Vmar chromosome 17, RoL_Vmar_1.0, whole genome shotgun sequence:
- the snx13 gene encoding sorting nexin-13 isoform X1: MINAHHRENSSSHRSQASLSFWGWGGLGVVLFLITFGPFAILYLAFYILCFIGGGFAVTLLYGKINSEKYLERCEHSYLPPPQIGILKTLDEMKLEAKPIKIDRRLTGSSFIDEPLQQVIQFALRDYIQYWYYTLSEDESFLLEIRQTLQNALVQFSTRSKEVDWQPYFTTRLVDDFATHLRVFRKAQDRLPDREDKQRDITEELVDSFFEAEVEMERKICRDVVCTSLKDEEGFLRDLCELLLYLLLPPGDFHNKNMRYFLREVLARGVLLPLINQLSDPDYINQFVIWMIGDSSCNYEAFMNILKLTDKPAELEAVKDKVMEELQYLRSLDTAGDDINVIKNQINSLLFVKKVCETRIQRLQSGKEVDALKLAANFGKLCVIPLDHILVHNIALQFFMDFMQAAGAQAELFFWLTVEGYRVTAQQQLEAMQRWQKDGKRQPNATKGLLKAAALGVFEQYLSDKASPRVQVDEDSITHLGEKLQKDDPTPEIFDDIQRKVYDMMLRDERYYPSFKQSPLYVRMLAELDMLKEPSYRGSDDGDGESFNGSPTGSINLCLDDLTNSCHDESMQLHAFISDTGVCNEHGKTYALYAITVFRRNPDGSEDCWKTYRRYSDFHDFHMRITEQFENLTSILKLPGKKTFNNMDRDFLEKRKKDLNAYLQLLLNPEMVKACPTLLPYVYDFLENKAYNKGKGDFARKIDTFVNPLRSSMRNVSNAVKSLPDSLAEGMNKVSDNMGRMSERLGQDIKQSIFKVPPLLPKSDIDPEHCRVSAQLDDNVDDNIPLRVMLLLMDEVFDLKEKNQWLRRNIKNLLQQLIRATYGDTINRKIVDHVDYLTSPEQVADYVKKFRDSYWPNGILAETPPRRDKSIRMRTRVAAKTSLLGIMPDELKHIIGAETTRKGILRVFDMFQYQPTNRRLVYVFLEGFLETMFPQYKFPELFVKLHSRSPRVHRYGHKLKGSSLKR, encoded by the exons gccagtCTGTCCTTTTGGGGATGGGGGGGTCTCGGAGTAGTGCTGTTCCTCATCACTTTTGGACCTTTTGCCATACTTTACCTGGCCTTTTATATCCTCTGCTTCATTGGCGG ggGCTTTGCTGTCACTCTGCTTTACGGGAAAATCAACTCGGAGAAATACTTGGAGAGGTGCGAGCACTCCTATCTGCCGCCCCCACAAATTGGTATTTTAAAG acTTTGGATGAGATGAAGCTGGAGGCGAAGCCCATAAAAATCGACAGGCGACTGACCGGCTCAAGCTTCATAGATGAACCTCTGCAACAG GTGATCCAGTTTGCTTTGAGAGATTATATCCAGTACTGGTACTACACACTGAGCGAGGATGAGTCTTTCTTACTGGAGATCAGACAGACGCTGCAGAACGCCCTCGTCCAGTTCTCCACGCG GTCCAAAGAAGTGGACTGGCAGCCTTACTTCACCACTCGCCTGGTGGACGACTTTGCCACCCATCTGCGTGTCTTTCGTAAAGCTCAGGATCGTCTTCCAGACAGGGAGGATAAACAAA GGGACATAACAGAAGAGCTGGTAGACTCGTTTTTCGAGGCCGAAGTGGAGATGGAGAGGAAGATTTGTCGAGATGTAGTGTGTACTTCTCTTAAGGATGAAGAAG GTTTCCTCCGAGACTTGTGCGAGTTGCTTCTGTATCTGTTACTACCTCCCGGAGACTTCCACAACAAGAACATGAGATATTTTTTAAGA GAGGTGTTGGCACGCGGCGTCTTGCTTCCTCTCATCAACCAGCTGAGCGATCCAGACTACATCAACCAGTTTGTCATCTGGATG ATCGGAGATTCCAGCTGTAACTATGAAGCCTTCATGAACATCTTGAAACTGACAGACAAGCCTGCAGAGCTGGAGGCCGTTAAGGACAAGGTGATGGAGGAGCTGCAGTACTTGCGCTCGCTAGACACAGCAGGCGACG ACATCAATGTGATCAAGAACCAAATCAACAGTCTACTGTTTGTGAAGAAGGTGTGCGAGACCAGGATCCAGAGACTACAGTCTGGCAAG GAAGTGGACGCCTTGAAACTAGCGGCCAATTTCGGCAAGCTCTGCGTCATTCCGCTGGATCACATCCTGGTCCACAACATAGCCCTGCAGTTCTTCATGG ATTTCATGCAGGCAGCCGGCGCCCAGGCAGAGCTCTTCTTCTGGCTCACGGTGGAAGGCTACAGGGTGACGGCGCAGCAGCAGCTGGAGGCCATGCAGCGCTGGCAGAAAGATGGCAAGAGGCAACCCAACGCCACCAAAGGGCTCCTAAAGGCAGCCGCTCTGGGCGTCTTTGAGCAGTACCTCTCTGACAAG GCTTCTCCCAGAGTTCAAGTAGACGAGGACTCGATAACGCACTTGGGAGAAAAGCTGCAGAAAGATGATCCCACGCCTGAAATATTTGATGATATCCAGAGAAAG GTGTACGACATGATGCTAAGGGACGAGCGCTACTACCCGTCCTTCAAGCAGAGTCCGCTCTACGTCCGCATGCTGGCGGAGCTGGACATGCTGAAAGAGCCCAGCTACCGCGGCTCCGATGACGGCGACGGAGAATCTTTCAATGGCTCCCCAACAGGAAGCATTAACCTG TGTTTGGACGACTTGACCAACTCCTGCCATGATGAATCTATGCAGCTCCACGCTTTCATCTCTGACACGG GTGTGTGCAATGAGCATGGGAAGACGTACGCGCTTTACGCCATCACTGTATTCAGACGCAACCCGGACGGCAGCGAGGATTGCTGGAAGACGTACCGGCGGTACTCGGATTTCCACGACTTCCATATGAGGATCACTGAGCAG TTTGAGAACTTGACGTCCATCCTGAAGCTCCCAGGGAAGAAAACCTTCAACAACATGGACAGAGACTTCCtggagaagagaaaaaaagacctCAATGCTTATTTACAA TTGCTGCTGAACCCTGAGATGGTGAAGGCGTGCCCGACTCTTCTCCCGTACGTCTACGACTTCCTAGAGAACAAAGCCTACAACAAAGGCAAAGGAGACTTTGCACGcaag ATCGACACGTTTGTCAATCCCCTGCGGAGCTCCATGAGGAACGTGTCCAACGCCGTCAAGTCCCTCCCCGACAGTCTGGCCGAGGGCATGAACAAAGTGTCGGACAACATGGGCCGCATGTCCGAAAGGCTGGGCCAGGATATCAAGCAGTCCATATTCAAG GTGCCTCCTCTTCTCCCCAAGTCGGACATCGACCCCGAGCACTGTCGAGTCTCCGCCCAGCTGGACGACAAC GTGGACGACAACATCCCGCTGCGCGTCATGCTGCTGCTGATGGACGAGGTGTTTGACCTGAAGGAGAAGAACCAGTGGCTGCGCAGGAACATCAAGAATCTGCTGCAGCAGCTGATCCGAGCCACTTATGGCGACACCATCAACAG GAAAATTGTGGACCACGTGGACTATTTAACTTCTCCAGAGCAGGTGGCAGACTACGTCAAGAAGTTCAG GGACTCGTATTGGCCTAACGGTATTCTGGCCGAGACCCCGCCCCGTCGGGACAAGAGCATCCGGATGAGGACGCGAGTCGCTGCCAAGACCAGTCTGCTGGGCATCATGCcag ACGAGCTGAAGCACATCATCGGCGCGGAAACCACGCGCAAGGGCATCCTGCGCGTCTTCGACATGTTCCAGTACCAGCCCACCAACCGGCGGCTGGTCTACGTCTTCCTGGAGGGCTTCTTGGAGACCATGTTCCCGCAGTACAAGTTCCCCGAGCTCTTCGTCAAGCTGCACTCCCGATCGCCGCGCGTCCACAGATACGGCCACAAACTCAAAGGCTCCTCCCTCAAGAGGTGA
- the snx13 gene encoding sorting nexin-13 isoform X3 produces the protein MKLEAKPIKIDRRLTGSSFIDEPLQQVIQFALRDYIQYWYYTLSEDESFLLEIRQTLQNALVQFSTRSKEVDWQPYFTTRLVDDFATHLRVFRKAQDRLPDREDKQRDITEELVDSFFEAEVEMERKICRDVVCTSLKDEEGFLRDLCELLLYLLLPPGDFHNKNMRYFLREVLARGVLLPLINQLSDPDYINQFVIWMIGDSSCNYEAFMNILKLTDKPAELEAVKDKVMEELQYLRSLDTAGDDINVIKNQINSLLFVKKVCETRIQRLQSGKEVDALKLAANFGKLCVIPLDHILVHNIALQFFMDFMQAAGAQAELFFWLTVEGYRVTAQQQLEAMQRWQKDGKRQPNATKGLLKAAALGVFEQYLSDKASPRVQVDEDSITHLGEKLQKDDPTPEIFDDIQRKVYDMMLRDERYYPSFKQSPLYVRMLAELDMLKEPSYRGSDDGDGESFNGSPTGSINLCLDDLTNSCHDESMQLHAFISDTGVCNEHGKTYALYAITVFRRNPDGSEDCWKTYRRYSDFHDFHMRITEQFENLTSILKLPGKKTFNNMDRDFLEKRKKDLNAYLQLLLNPEMVKACPTLLPYVYDFLENKAYNKGKGDFARKIDTFVNPLRSSMRNVSNAVKSLPDSLAEGMNKVSDNMGRMSERLGQDIKQSIFKVPPLLPKSDIDPEHCRVSAQLDDNVDDNIPLRVMLLLMDEVFDLKEKNQWLRRNIKNLLQQLIRATYGDTINRKIVDHVDYLTSPEQVADYVKKFRDSYWPNGILAETPPRRDKSIRMRTRVAAKTSLLGIMPDELKHIIGAETTRKGILRVFDMFQYQPTNRRLVYVFLEGFLETMFPQYKFPELFVKLHSRSPRVHRYGHKLKGSSLKR, from the exons ATGAAGCTGGAGGCGAAGCCCATAAAAATCGACAGGCGACTGACCGGCTCAAGCTTCATAGATGAACCTCTGCAACAG GTGATCCAGTTTGCTTTGAGAGATTATATCCAGTACTGGTACTACACACTGAGCGAGGATGAGTCTTTCTTACTGGAGATCAGACAGACGCTGCAGAACGCCCTCGTCCAGTTCTCCACGCG GTCCAAAGAAGTGGACTGGCAGCCTTACTTCACCACTCGCCTGGTGGACGACTTTGCCACCCATCTGCGTGTCTTTCGTAAAGCTCAGGATCGTCTTCCAGACAGGGAGGATAAACAAA GGGACATAACAGAAGAGCTGGTAGACTCGTTTTTCGAGGCCGAAGTGGAGATGGAGAGGAAGATTTGTCGAGATGTAGTGTGTACTTCTCTTAAGGATGAAGAAG GTTTCCTCCGAGACTTGTGCGAGTTGCTTCTGTATCTGTTACTACCTCCCGGAGACTTCCACAACAAGAACATGAGATATTTTTTAAGA GAGGTGTTGGCACGCGGCGTCTTGCTTCCTCTCATCAACCAGCTGAGCGATCCAGACTACATCAACCAGTTTGTCATCTGGATG ATCGGAGATTCCAGCTGTAACTATGAAGCCTTCATGAACATCTTGAAACTGACAGACAAGCCTGCAGAGCTGGAGGCCGTTAAGGACAAGGTGATGGAGGAGCTGCAGTACTTGCGCTCGCTAGACACAGCAGGCGACG ACATCAATGTGATCAAGAACCAAATCAACAGTCTACTGTTTGTGAAGAAGGTGTGCGAGACCAGGATCCAGAGACTACAGTCTGGCAAG GAAGTGGACGCCTTGAAACTAGCGGCCAATTTCGGCAAGCTCTGCGTCATTCCGCTGGATCACATCCTGGTCCACAACATAGCCCTGCAGTTCTTCATGG ATTTCATGCAGGCAGCCGGCGCCCAGGCAGAGCTCTTCTTCTGGCTCACGGTGGAAGGCTACAGGGTGACGGCGCAGCAGCAGCTGGAGGCCATGCAGCGCTGGCAGAAAGATGGCAAGAGGCAACCCAACGCCACCAAAGGGCTCCTAAAGGCAGCCGCTCTGGGCGTCTTTGAGCAGTACCTCTCTGACAAG GCTTCTCCCAGAGTTCAAGTAGACGAGGACTCGATAACGCACTTGGGAGAAAAGCTGCAGAAAGATGATCCCACGCCTGAAATATTTGATGATATCCAGAGAAAG GTGTACGACATGATGCTAAGGGACGAGCGCTACTACCCGTCCTTCAAGCAGAGTCCGCTCTACGTCCGCATGCTGGCGGAGCTGGACATGCTGAAAGAGCCCAGCTACCGCGGCTCCGATGACGGCGACGGAGAATCTTTCAATGGCTCCCCAACAGGAAGCATTAACCTG TGTTTGGACGACTTGACCAACTCCTGCCATGATGAATCTATGCAGCTCCACGCTTTCATCTCTGACACGG GTGTGTGCAATGAGCATGGGAAGACGTACGCGCTTTACGCCATCACTGTATTCAGACGCAACCCGGACGGCAGCGAGGATTGCTGGAAGACGTACCGGCGGTACTCGGATTTCCACGACTTCCATATGAGGATCACTGAGCAG TTTGAGAACTTGACGTCCATCCTGAAGCTCCCAGGGAAGAAAACCTTCAACAACATGGACAGAGACTTCCtggagaagagaaaaaaagacctCAATGCTTATTTACAA TTGCTGCTGAACCCTGAGATGGTGAAGGCGTGCCCGACTCTTCTCCCGTACGTCTACGACTTCCTAGAGAACAAAGCCTACAACAAAGGCAAAGGAGACTTTGCACGcaag ATCGACACGTTTGTCAATCCCCTGCGGAGCTCCATGAGGAACGTGTCCAACGCCGTCAAGTCCCTCCCCGACAGTCTGGCCGAGGGCATGAACAAAGTGTCGGACAACATGGGCCGCATGTCCGAAAGGCTGGGCCAGGATATCAAGCAGTCCATATTCAAG GTGCCTCCTCTTCTCCCCAAGTCGGACATCGACCCCGAGCACTGTCGAGTCTCCGCCCAGCTGGACGACAAC GTGGACGACAACATCCCGCTGCGCGTCATGCTGCTGCTGATGGACGAGGTGTTTGACCTGAAGGAGAAGAACCAGTGGCTGCGCAGGAACATCAAGAATCTGCTGCAGCAGCTGATCCGAGCCACTTATGGCGACACCATCAACAG GAAAATTGTGGACCACGTGGACTATTTAACTTCTCCAGAGCAGGTGGCAGACTACGTCAAGAAGTTCAG GGACTCGTATTGGCCTAACGGTATTCTGGCCGAGACCCCGCCCCGTCGGGACAAGAGCATCCGGATGAGGACGCGAGTCGCTGCCAAGACCAGTCTGCTGGGCATCATGCcag ACGAGCTGAAGCACATCATCGGCGCGGAAACCACGCGCAAGGGCATCCTGCGCGTCTTCGACATGTTCCAGTACCAGCCCACCAACCGGCGGCTGGTCTACGTCTTCCTGGAGGGCTTCTTGGAGACCATGTTCCCGCAGTACAAGTTCCCCGAGCTCTTCGTCAAGCTGCACTCCCGATCGCCGCGCGTCCACAGATACGGCCACAAACTCAAAGGCTCCTCCCTCAAGAGGTGA
- the snx13 gene encoding sorting nexin-13 isoform X2 → MFAEASLSFWGWGGLGVVLFLITFGPFAILYLAFYILCFIGGGFAVTLLYGKINSEKYLERCEHSYLPPPQIGILKTLDEMKLEAKPIKIDRRLTGSSFIDEPLQQVIQFALRDYIQYWYYTLSEDESFLLEIRQTLQNALVQFSTRSKEVDWQPYFTTRLVDDFATHLRVFRKAQDRLPDREDKQRDITEELVDSFFEAEVEMERKICRDVVCTSLKDEEGFLRDLCELLLYLLLPPGDFHNKNMRYFLREVLARGVLLPLINQLSDPDYINQFVIWMIGDSSCNYEAFMNILKLTDKPAELEAVKDKVMEELQYLRSLDTAGDDINVIKNQINSLLFVKKVCETRIQRLQSGKEVDALKLAANFGKLCVIPLDHILVHNIALQFFMDFMQAAGAQAELFFWLTVEGYRVTAQQQLEAMQRWQKDGKRQPNATKGLLKAAALGVFEQYLSDKASPRVQVDEDSITHLGEKLQKDDPTPEIFDDIQRKVYDMMLRDERYYPSFKQSPLYVRMLAELDMLKEPSYRGSDDGDGESFNGSPTGSINLCLDDLTNSCHDESMQLHAFISDTGVCNEHGKTYALYAITVFRRNPDGSEDCWKTYRRYSDFHDFHMRITEQFENLTSILKLPGKKTFNNMDRDFLEKRKKDLNAYLQLLLNPEMVKACPTLLPYVYDFLENKAYNKGKGDFARKIDTFVNPLRSSMRNVSNAVKSLPDSLAEGMNKVSDNMGRMSERLGQDIKQSIFKVPPLLPKSDIDPEHCRVSAQLDDNVDDNIPLRVMLLLMDEVFDLKEKNQWLRRNIKNLLQQLIRATYGDTINRKIVDHVDYLTSPEQVADYVKKFRDSYWPNGILAETPPRRDKSIRMRTRVAAKTSLLGIMPDELKHIIGAETTRKGILRVFDMFQYQPTNRRLVYVFLEGFLETMFPQYKFPELFVKLHSRSPRVHRYGHKLKGSSLKR, encoded by the exons gccagtCTGTCCTTTTGGGGATGGGGGGGTCTCGGAGTAGTGCTGTTCCTCATCACTTTTGGACCTTTTGCCATACTTTACCTGGCCTTTTATATCCTCTGCTTCATTGGCGG ggGCTTTGCTGTCACTCTGCTTTACGGGAAAATCAACTCGGAGAAATACTTGGAGAGGTGCGAGCACTCCTATCTGCCGCCCCCACAAATTGGTATTTTAAAG acTTTGGATGAGATGAAGCTGGAGGCGAAGCCCATAAAAATCGACAGGCGACTGACCGGCTCAAGCTTCATAGATGAACCTCTGCAACAG GTGATCCAGTTTGCTTTGAGAGATTATATCCAGTACTGGTACTACACACTGAGCGAGGATGAGTCTTTCTTACTGGAGATCAGACAGACGCTGCAGAACGCCCTCGTCCAGTTCTCCACGCG GTCCAAAGAAGTGGACTGGCAGCCTTACTTCACCACTCGCCTGGTGGACGACTTTGCCACCCATCTGCGTGTCTTTCGTAAAGCTCAGGATCGTCTTCCAGACAGGGAGGATAAACAAA GGGACATAACAGAAGAGCTGGTAGACTCGTTTTTCGAGGCCGAAGTGGAGATGGAGAGGAAGATTTGTCGAGATGTAGTGTGTACTTCTCTTAAGGATGAAGAAG GTTTCCTCCGAGACTTGTGCGAGTTGCTTCTGTATCTGTTACTACCTCCCGGAGACTTCCACAACAAGAACATGAGATATTTTTTAAGA GAGGTGTTGGCACGCGGCGTCTTGCTTCCTCTCATCAACCAGCTGAGCGATCCAGACTACATCAACCAGTTTGTCATCTGGATG ATCGGAGATTCCAGCTGTAACTATGAAGCCTTCATGAACATCTTGAAACTGACAGACAAGCCTGCAGAGCTGGAGGCCGTTAAGGACAAGGTGATGGAGGAGCTGCAGTACTTGCGCTCGCTAGACACAGCAGGCGACG ACATCAATGTGATCAAGAACCAAATCAACAGTCTACTGTTTGTGAAGAAGGTGTGCGAGACCAGGATCCAGAGACTACAGTCTGGCAAG GAAGTGGACGCCTTGAAACTAGCGGCCAATTTCGGCAAGCTCTGCGTCATTCCGCTGGATCACATCCTGGTCCACAACATAGCCCTGCAGTTCTTCATGG ATTTCATGCAGGCAGCCGGCGCCCAGGCAGAGCTCTTCTTCTGGCTCACGGTGGAAGGCTACAGGGTGACGGCGCAGCAGCAGCTGGAGGCCATGCAGCGCTGGCAGAAAGATGGCAAGAGGCAACCCAACGCCACCAAAGGGCTCCTAAAGGCAGCCGCTCTGGGCGTCTTTGAGCAGTACCTCTCTGACAAG GCTTCTCCCAGAGTTCAAGTAGACGAGGACTCGATAACGCACTTGGGAGAAAAGCTGCAGAAAGATGATCCCACGCCTGAAATATTTGATGATATCCAGAGAAAG GTGTACGACATGATGCTAAGGGACGAGCGCTACTACCCGTCCTTCAAGCAGAGTCCGCTCTACGTCCGCATGCTGGCGGAGCTGGACATGCTGAAAGAGCCCAGCTACCGCGGCTCCGATGACGGCGACGGAGAATCTTTCAATGGCTCCCCAACAGGAAGCATTAACCTG TGTTTGGACGACTTGACCAACTCCTGCCATGATGAATCTATGCAGCTCCACGCTTTCATCTCTGACACGG GTGTGTGCAATGAGCATGGGAAGACGTACGCGCTTTACGCCATCACTGTATTCAGACGCAACCCGGACGGCAGCGAGGATTGCTGGAAGACGTACCGGCGGTACTCGGATTTCCACGACTTCCATATGAGGATCACTGAGCAG TTTGAGAACTTGACGTCCATCCTGAAGCTCCCAGGGAAGAAAACCTTCAACAACATGGACAGAGACTTCCtggagaagagaaaaaaagacctCAATGCTTATTTACAA TTGCTGCTGAACCCTGAGATGGTGAAGGCGTGCCCGACTCTTCTCCCGTACGTCTACGACTTCCTAGAGAACAAAGCCTACAACAAAGGCAAAGGAGACTTTGCACGcaag ATCGACACGTTTGTCAATCCCCTGCGGAGCTCCATGAGGAACGTGTCCAACGCCGTCAAGTCCCTCCCCGACAGTCTGGCCGAGGGCATGAACAAAGTGTCGGACAACATGGGCCGCATGTCCGAAAGGCTGGGCCAGGATATCAAGCAGTCCATATTCAAG GTGCCTCCTCTTCTCCCCAAGTCGGACATCGACCCCGAGCACTGTCGAGTCTCCGCCCAGCTGGACGACAAC GTGGACGACAACATCCCGCTGCGCGTCATGCTGCTGCTGATGGACGAGGTGTTTGACCTGAAGGAGAAGAACCAGTGGCTGCGCAGGAACATCAAGAATCTGCTGCAGCAGCTGATCCGAGCCACTTATGGCGACACCATCAACAG GAAAATTGTGGACCACGTGGACTATTTAACTTCTCCAGAGCAGGTGGCAGACTACGTCAAGAAGTTCAG GGACTCGTATTGGCCTAACGGTATTCTGGCCGAGACCCCGCCCCGTCGGGACAAGAGCATCCGGATGAGGACGCGAGTCGCTGCCAAGACCAGTCTGCTGGGCATCATGCcag ACGAGCTGAAGCACATCATCGGCGCGGAAACCACGCGCAAGGGCATCCTGCGCGTCTTCGACATGTTCCAGTACCAGCCCACCAACCGGCGGCTGGTCTACGTCTTCCTGGAGGGCTTCTTGGAGACCATGTTCCCGCAGTACAAGTTCCCCGAGCTCTTCGTCAAGCTGCACTCCCGATCGCCGCGCGTCCACAGATACGGCCACAAACTCAAAGGCTCCTCCCTCAAGAGGTGA